The Penaeus monodon isolate SGIC_2016 unplaced genomic scaffold, NSTDA_Pmon_1 PmonScaffold_12440, whole genome shotgun sequence genome includes a region encoding these proteins:
- the LOC119569085 gene encoding transcription factor Sp5-like, with the protein MFQSILKRHLRTHTGEKPYECPNCDYRSAYKYHVARHMKLHNNANIHVENASASADRPVVLSAHTLSIIQSNLMGTQDGVSGISNTQNAPGVSSIQQPE; encoded by the coding sequence ATGTTCCAATCCATCCTCAAGCGTCACCTCCGAACGCACACAGGGGAGAAGCCGTATGAATGTCCCAACTGTGACTACCGGTCAGCTTACAAATACCACGTTGCCAGGCACATGAAACTACACAACAATGCAAACATACATGTTGAGAATGCATCTGCATCTGCAGACAGGCCTGTGGTTCTCTCAGCACACACCCTTAGCATTATACAGTCAAACCTAATGGGGACTCAGGATGGTGTGTCTGGCATATCAAACACTCAAAATGCACCGGGTGTCTCAAGCATTCAGCAACCTGAGTGA